A DNA window from Mytilus edulis chromosome 14, xbMytEdul2.2, whole genome shotgun sequence contains the following coding sequences:
- the LOC139503309 gene encoding uncharacterized protein, translated as MFPLRVVRRRLAQLIRNYNLLKRLILIGGIFMLSSYSIYHLYWGPGYMSYVHGNIWAKCMIPQVNPFDKEIMKFYWKPDPIVCSKETDLVYFDYNATLHINKTRTRGKIVTCNYQEIKRHKDDKTLELGNEVWFNNSVIVKTDFVNVNCFINKKKIYSRLHLQVYRSDKTIKKKKNGGKNYNILMFGLDSVSRLAAIRELPKTLKYLETNLSGYVLKGYTKVADTTLPNLAPVMTGHYAFTKEFPVIPNLPYDNHPFIWRNFSALGAATFFSEDWPRLCTYNLETSGGGGFSKPPTNHYMRPFYLAINEMKLFEAPLADVLQFFEDKNFKLRDNSYLCYGDNPMHVLAIEYLKRFLIAYRHDFKFAKVWNNKLSHNYVNFIKLADDDLLDLLIFMKTEGFLDDSFLFFMSDHGSRVDKIRNTPIGRLEERLPLMSVVIPEHIKQKYPNLHENLETNIDRLTSPFDIHKTMVDILNENFQPKEVGQPYPRGISLFRPIPEDRSCANAGIDEHNCVCYSSEKVETKMPVIQKLTSFVISHINEQLPKDICADLKLKKILAAKRVHTHLTYDQQTQNKKPLLYFFYKPKDDTRERYLLVLQLSPSDGVFEATVEHQNEKDFNILGDISRTNRYGNQSLCIHDMHLRHYCYCK; from the coding sequence ATGTTTCCATTGAGAGTCGTTCGACGTCGACTAGCACAGTTAATAAGGAACTATAATCTTTTAAAACGTTTAATTTTGATTGGTGGAATATTTATGTTAAGTAGTTATTCAATTTACCACTTGTATTGGGGACCCGGATACATGTCTTACGTACACGGAAATATTTGGGCAAAGTGTATGATACCCCAAGTTAACCCATTCGATAaggaaattatgaaattttactGGAAACCAGATCCAATTGTGTGTTCTAAGGAAACTGACTTAGTTTATTTCGACTATAATGCAACGTtgcatataaacaaaacaaggaCACGTGGAAAGATTGTCACGTGCAATTACCAAGAAATTAAAAGGCATAAAGATGATAAAACATTAGAACTTGGAAATGAGGTTTGGTTTAATAATTCGGTGATAGTGAAAACTGATTTTGTAAATGTGAATTGTTTTATTAATAAGAAGAAAATATACAGTCGATTGCATCTACAAGTGTACCGATCAGACAAAactattaaaaagaagaaaaatggcggaaaaaattataatattctcATGTTTGGATTAGATTCTGTGTCCAGGTTAGCAGCAATTCGAGAGCTTCCGAAAACTCTTAAATATCTCGAAACCAATTTAAGCGGCTATGTTTTAAAAGGTTATACGAAGGTTGCTGATACAACGTTACCTAATCTTGCTCCGGTCATGACCGGACATTATGCCTTTACCAAGGAATTTCCAGTTATACCGAATCTGCCTTATGACAACCATCCATTCATTTGGCGAAATTTTTCAGCGCTAGGTGCCGCCACGTTCTTTTCGGAAGACTGGCCCCGATTATGTACATATAATTTAGAGACCAGTGGTGGAGGTGGTTTTTCAAAGCCCCCAACAAATCATTATATGAGACCATTTTATCTAGCTATTAAcgaaatgaaattatttgaagCTCCACTAGCAGACGTGCTTCAGTTTTTCGAAGATAAGAATTTTAAGCTTCGAGACAACTCGTATTTGTGTTACGGGGATAACCCAATGCATGTATTAGCcattgaatatttgaaaagatTTTTAATAGCATATCGTCATGACTTTAAATTTGCGAAAGTGTGGAATAACAAACTAAGTCataattatgttaattttatcAAACTTGCAGATGACGACCTATtagatcttcttatttttatgaaAACAGAGGGATTTTTAGATGATTCTTTTCTATTCTTCATGAGCGACCATGGGTCACGTGTCGATAAAATCAGAAATACACCAATCGGAAGGCTAGAAGAACGACTACCATTGATGTCTGTTGTTATTCCagaacatataaaacaaaaatatccgaATTTGCATGAAAATTTGGAGACTAATATAGATCGATTAACTTCCCCTTTTGACATTCATAAAACAATGGTTGATATTCTTAACGAAAACTTTCAACCAAAGGAAGTTGGACAACCTTATCCAAGAGGAATTAGCCTTTTTAGACCAATACCGGAAGACAGATCTTGCGCAAACGCAGGAATCGACGAACATAACTGTGTCTGTTATTCATCAGAAAAAGTTGAAACAAAAATGCCAGTTATACAAAAACTTACTTCGTTCGTTATATCCCACATAAACGAGCAACTTCCGAAAGATATTTGTGcagatttaaaattaaagaaaattctcGCAGCTAAGAGAGTACACACGCACTTAACTTACGATCAACAGACTCAAAACAAGAAACCCCTTTTATACTTTTTCTACAAACCAAAAGACGATACTCGGGAGCGTTATTTATTAGTTTTACAACTGAGTCCAAGTGATGGTGTTTTTGAAGCAACCGTAGAACACCAGAATGAGAAAGACTTCAATATCTTAGGGGATATAAGTAGAACCAACAGATATGGGAACCAGTCTTTATGTATCCATGATATGCATTTACGGCACTACTGTTACTGTAAATAA